The Luteitalea sp. genomic interval GCCAAGGAGAAGAAGCGTATGCGATTGACCATCCGGGCATCCCGCGACGGATCGACTCTGCGTCTCCGCGCCGTCCACGTGGCCGCGCTCATAATGGCGCTCGGCAGCATCACGGCTGGCGCACCGCCAGAGGCCGACCATTTCATTGTCGGACCCAAGGTCCCCACAGGCGCGCGCATCACACCTACCGCAGCTCCGGGCTCCATCTTCGAAGCGCTCGATCCGGAGGTGGCAGCAGAGCCGACCATCCGGGCGAACAACGCCGTGACGACCGCGACGAGCCCAGATGGCCGGACGTTGCTCGTGCTCACGAGCGGCTACAACTATTGGGATCTGCCATCTGGGAACGACCCGTCGTTCGTCTTCGACGAGTACGTGTTTGTCTATGACATCTCCGCCGGGCCACCGGTGAAGCAGCAGGTGATTCGCGTTCCGAACACGTTTCTCGGCCTGGAGTGGGATCCATCGGGCGAACGGTTCTACGTCGCGGGTGGCCGGGACGACAACGTCCACGTGTTTGCCAGAAGCGGTAACGCTTGGCAAGAGTCCGGGCCGCCGATTCCGCTCCGGCACACCAGCGGTCTTGGCCTCGACACACCGCCGATGGCCGCAGGCCTGGCGGTAAGCCCGGACGGTGGCAGACTGCTGGTGGCGAACCTGGAAAACGACTCGGTATCCCTCATTGACCTCCAGCGGCGAGTGGTCGTCGCAGAGCGTGACCTCCGGCCGGGCAAGAACAACGCCGCGAGGTCAGGCGTTCCCGGCGGCGAGTTCCCGATCTGGATCGTGATCAAGGGCGATTCGAAGGCGTATGTATCCAGTCTGCGCGACCGCGAAATCGTCGTGCTGGATCTGGCAGACGACCGGTTGGGGATCACCAAGCGCATCGAAGTCGGGGGAAACCCGAACCGCATGCTGCTCGACCGCGCACAGGAGCGCCTGTTCGTAGCGCTGGATAACAGCGATTCTGTGGCGGTCGTCGACACCGTGGTCGATCGCATCGAGCACGAAGTCGATCTCAACGACCAATTCAAGGCTTCGAAGAACAAGACACAGTTCACCGGCAGTCATCCGAACAGTCTGGCCCTCTCGCCCAACGAAGACCTGCTGTTCGTGACAATGGGCGGCACCAACTCGGTAGCGGTCGTCCCCCTGGATCGCGAGGACGAGGAGGACGAGGACGAGGACGAGGAGCGCCACGGCAGCACCAACGCGCAGACGCTCGCGCGAAGGCGTTCGACGTCGATCGGCCTCATTCCTACGGGCTGGTATCCCAACTCAGTGAGCGTGTCCGCTGACGGCAGCCACATGTACGTCGTCAATGCGCTCGCACCCGCGGGCTCCACTAACACAACCGACAGGAACCAGTACGTGCTGCAGAAGCGACGGGCCGGGCTGCTCACTGTGCCGATGCCTTCGCCGGGCGTGTTGGCCGATCTGACGCGGCAAGCCTTGTTCAACAACGGCGTCAAGGAACACGAGCTCGTCCGCAAGGACCGGACGATGGCGTTCCTGAGTAGGAAGATCAAGCACGTGATCTACATCATCAAGGAGAACCGGACGTACGATCAGGTGCTCGGCGACCTTGACCGCGGTAATGGCGATCCTTCGCTCACGATGTTCCCCGAACCGATCACGCCGAACCATCACGCGTTGGCCCGCCAGTTCGTGACATTGGACAACACCTACTGCAGCGGCTCCGTGAGCGGCGACGGCTGGGTGTGGAGCACCGCGGGGCGCACGAGCGACTTCACCGAGAAGACTATTGCGGTCAATTACGCTGGGCGTGGCGCGAGCTACGACTATGAGGGCATGAACCGCAACATTAACGTGGCGCAGCGGACGCTCGAAGAGCGGCGGGCAGTGAATCCGAACGTGCCGAGCGATCCGGACCTCCTGCCCGGCACCGCGGATGTGGCGGCGCTCGACGGACCGGACGGTGACCACGGCAAGGGCTACATCTGGGACGCGGCACGCCGGGGCGGCCTGAGTGTGCGCAACTACGGATTCTACGGTGACTGGACGTTGAACTACCTGGCGGATGGCCAGGGGCGGCCGGCGCTGCTCCGCGATCCGAGAAGCGCCGGTGTGCAGGTGTTCTACCCGGCGGCAACGGGCTTGGGCCCCGCTACAGGGGACCCGCTGCAGGGTGTCTCGGATCGGTACTATCGCGAGTACGACATGAGGCTGCCTGACTTCTGGCGCTTCAAAGAGTGGGAGCACGAGTTCGACCGGTTCGTCGAGCACGGGTCGCTGCCCGATCTGATGCTGATCGAGCTGCCCCGCGACCACACGGGCGACTTCAGCGAGGCGCTCGACGGCACGGACACGCCGGACGAACAGGTGGCCGACAACGACTATGCCCTCGGGCTCATCGTCGAAAAGGTAGCGGGCAGCCCCTTTGCGGACGACACGCTCATCTTCGTGATCGAAGACGATGCGCAGAGTGGCGCGGACCATGTGGACACACAGCGGACCGTCGCCTACGTCGTCGGCCCTTACGTCAAGCAAGGCGCCGTCGTCTCGACGCACTACGCGAATCCGAACATGCTGCGCACCATCGTCGACATCTTGAGGATCGAGCCAATGGGCCTGCAGGTGGCGCTGGCCGATCCCATGACCGAGGTGTTCGACACGTCGCAGCGTGACTGGACCTACACGGCCATCGTGCCCGAGATCCTGCGTCAGACCGAGTTGCCGGTGCCGTCGGCCACCGCGGCGAACAGCCTGTCGCCGAGCGATCGCGTTCGGCGCTTCTCGGTGCCGAGACGCGATGCGCAATACTGGGCGAGAGTGATGGAAGGGCAGGACTTCAAGCGCGAAGACAATCTCGACACGGAGCGCTTCAATCGGGCGCTGTGGGCGGGGTTGATGGGCGAGGATGTTCCTTACCCTACCGAGCGCCATGGCCGCGATCTCTCGCGCGGTCGCGAGAGGCTATTGAAAGCGGCTGCGGCTGAAGCAACCGGGGGTCAGCGCGCGTTCTCCCGAAGGTAACGGTCGTTCAGGATTGCGGCGTGGTGGTTGACGTGGCCGGCGATGATGTGCGCAAGAGCACGGACGGTGAACTCCTGCTCGTTTGCCACGCCGCGCCTCGACCATGCCTCCGGCGGCAAATGGGTAAAGAAGCTGATGGTCGACGCACGAATGTGGTGAAACTCCTCGATCAGGCTGCTCCAGAGCCGATTCGCGGACGCGTCGCTCTGCGCGGCAATGTCCGGATCGAAGCTCGGGAGGGGCGAATCGAATCCCCTCGCAAACCACAACGCCCGAAACGTGAACAGCCGCTCACAATCGTTGAGATGCCCGACGACCTGGCGGATGCTCCACTTGTCGGCCGCGTAACGATGCGTCGACTGCTCCTCCGAGATCGTGCGAAAGAGCTCCTGCATCGCACGCTGCTGCGCCGCGAACACTGATCGAACGTCCTCACGCGGGACGAGATTGATGTACTGGACGTAGTACTCGGACGCCTCGGTGGCCTCCGGTGTTCTATTCGGCATGGACGAGCGCCTCCTTCGGTGCGCGGCCAGCCGCCGCGCCAGCGATGGATCTAGGCGGGCCGGCGCCCCAGCCCCAGAACGTTGCGGCAATAGGTCAACGAGCGTTCGAGCTCCGCACGCTGATATCTCTGCTCCGCGCTGGTCCGCTCCTGGCCGGACGGCGGCGACCACGACTCGCGAGGCTTGCCCCGCTCGGCGAGCGCCACGAATTGCGCGAACGGCCTGGCGGGCATCTCCGGCCAGGCCTTCCAGAAGTCCCGCTCGAGGTACGGAAACTCACGGCTCGCACCGGAGATTGTTTCAATGTGCACAGGGACGCCGGGACACAACGTCTGGAACCTGGCGAAGTACGTCTTCAGATCGACGTCGCCGTCGCCCATCGCTGTCCATGCTCCTCGGCCGTTCCCCAGTCGGGCCTGAACGACTTGGACGATGGGCAGATGCTCCACGTGCCCACGTGGATCTGCACGCCCTCGGCGGCGGCGCGCGTGGATATTAGCGGTGTAGCGAGGGGCCCTGGCCGCGCGCTACATCCGAGGTGAAAAGCCGCGCGCTACGGCAGGCCCTCGAGAATCAGCACCGACGGAACCTTCCTGGATTCCTCCAGAAAGCGGCGCTGCAGCTCCCGTGGAACGCCCCTCGGCATGGGCGCGTTGCCCAGCACCAGATCCAGTCGGCCGTCGCCCGTCAGATCACCGGCGTGAAGCGCGAGCCATCGCCCCCACCGGGCCTGCTCGAGCGTGAAGGGGCGGAATCGAAGCGCCCCTCGATTCTCCAGCAGGACGAACGTCTCAGGCGCCTTCGCCCGC includes:
- a CDS encoding beta-propeller fold lactonase family protein; this encodes MALGSITAGAPPEADHFIVGPKVPTGARITPTAAPGSIFEALDPEVAAEPTIRANNAVTTATSPDGRTLLVLTSGYNYWDLPSGNDPSFVFDEYVFVYDISAGPPVKQQVIRVPNTFLGLEWDPSGERFYVAGGRDDNVHVFARSGNAWQESGPPIPLRHTSGLGLDTPPMAAGLAVSPDGGRLLVANLENDSVSLIDLQRRVVVAERDLRPGKNNAARSGVPGGEFPIWIVIKGDSKAYVSSLRDREIVVLDLADDRLGITKRIEVGGNPNRMLLDRAQERLFVALDNSDSVAVVDTVVDRIEHEVDLNDQFKASKNKTQFTGSHPNSLALSPNEDLLFVTMGGTNSVAVVPLDREDEEDEDEDEERHGSTNAQTLARRRSTSIGLIPTGWYPNSVSVSADGSHMYVVNALAPAGSTNTTDRNQYVLQKRRAGLLTVPMPSPGVLADLTRQALFNNGVKEHELVRKDRTMAFLSRKIKHVIYIIKENRTYDQVLGDLDRGNGDPSLTMFPEPITPNHHALARQFVTLDNTYCSGSVSGDGWVWSTAGRTSDFTEKTIAVNYAGRGASYDYEGMNRNINVAQRTLEERRAVNPNVPSDPDLLPGTADVAALDGPDGDHGKGYIWDAARRGGLSVRNYGFYGDWTLNYLADGQGRPALLRDPRSAGVQVFYPAATGLGPATGDPLQGVSDRYYREYDMRLPDFWRFKEWEHEFDRFVEHGSLPDLMLIELPRDHTGDFSEALDGTDTPDEQVADNDYALGLIVEKVAGSPFADDTLIFVIEDDAQSGADHVDTQRTVAYVVGPYVKQGAVVSTHYANPNMLRTIVDILRIEPMGLQVALADPMTEVFDTSQRDWTYTAIVPEILRQTELPVPSATAANSLSPSDRVRRFSVPRRDAQYWARVMEGQDFKREDNLDTERFNRALWAGLMGEDVPYPTERHGRDLSRGRERLLKAAAAEATGGQRAFSRR
- a CDS encoding DUF664 domain-containing protein, with amino-acid sequence MPNRTPEATEASEYYVQYINLVPREDVRSVFAAQQRAMQELFRTISEEQSTHRYAADKWSIRQVVGHLNDCERLFTFRALWFARGFDSPLPSFDPDIAAQSDASANRLWSSLIEEFHHIRASTISFFTHLPPEAWSRRGVANEQEFTVRALAHIIAGHVNHHAAILNDRYLRENAR